Proteins from a single region of Flavobacterium sp. YJ01:
- a CDS encoding SulP family inorganic anion transporter, translated as MKKAFQLFDFSQKINYKNEILAGFTVAMTMIPESLSFAILAGFPPLVGLYAAFIAGLVTAIFGGRPGMISGGAGATVIVLIALMKSHGIEYVFAAVALGGVVQICIGLFKLGKFIRLVPQPVMFGFVNGLAVVIFMSQLEQFKTIVNGQVSWLQGIPLYIMLGLVALTVAIVLVFPKITKAVPASLVAIMVVFALVIIFNIETKTVEDIASVQGGFPPFHIPNIPISFETLKIIFPYSIIVAAVGLTEGLLTLNLVDEITGTRGNSNRECIAQGSSNILNGFFYGMGGCPMIAQTLVNLGAGSRARLSGIIAALTILAIILFGAPIIGKLPMAALVGVMMMVAITTFEWASFKIINKMPKHDIFVGILVALITIVLHNLALAVLIGVIISALVFAWESAKRIRARNFIDENGIKHYEIYGPLFFGSVTTFLEKFDIKNDPDHIIVDFKESRVSDMSAIEALNNLTKKYNQENKTIELQHLSPDCRQLLKNADAVINVNVIEDPTYKVVS; from the coding sequence ATGAAAAAAGCATTCCAACTCTTCGATTTCTCTCAAAAGATTAATTATAAAAATGAAATTTTAGCGGGTTTTACCGTTGCCATGACCATGATTCCAGAATCTTTGTCATTTGCAATTTTGGCAGGATTTCCGCCACTAGTCGGATTATATGCCGCTTTTATAGCAGGTCTGGTGACTGCTATTTTTGGAGGAAGACCAGGAATGATTTCGGGCGGAGCGGGAGCAACCGTTATCGTTCTTATTGCGCTGATGAAATCTCACGGAATAGAATATGTTTTTGCAGCCGTTGCACTTGGCGGTGTGGTGCAAATTTGTATCGGACTTTTTAAACTCGGAAAATTTATTCGTTTAGTGCCACAGCCCGTTATGTTTGGTTTTGTAAACGGATTGGCGGTTGTGATTTTTATGTCGCAATTAGAACAATTTAAAACCATTGTAAACGGACAGGTTTCTTGGCTTCAAGGTATTCCTTTGTATATTATGCTTGGTTTGGTTGCACTTACTGTTGCTATTGTTTTGGTTTTTCCTAAAATCACAAAAGCGGTTCCAGCATCTTTGGTTGCTATTATGGTTGTTTTTGCTTTGGTAATTATCTTTAATATCGAAACCAAAACGGTTGAAGATATCGCTTCTGTACAAGGCGGATTTCCTCCTTTTCATATTCCAAATATTCCCATTTCTTTTGAAACTTTAAAAATTATATTTCCCTATTCTATAATTGTCGCAGCTGTTGGTTTGACCGAAGGTTTGCTCACGCTGAATTTAGTTGACGAAATTACCGGAACTCGTGGAAACAGTAATCGCGAATGCATCGCACAAGGAAGTTCGAATATTCTAAACGGTTTTTTTTACGGAATGGGAGGCTGCCCGATGATTGCGCAAACTTTAGTAAATCTTGGTGCGGGTTCTAGAGCTAGACTTTCGGGAATAATAGCAGCTTTAACCATTTTAGCAATTATACTTTTTGGCGCGCCTATAATTGGGAAATTGCCAATGGCAGCTTTAGTTGGTGTTATGATGATGGTTGCAATCACAACATTTGAGTGGGCAAGTTTCAAGATTATTAATAAAATGCCTAAACATGATATTTTCGTTGGAATCCTAGTTGCTTTAATTACAATTGTATTGCATAATCTGGCGTTAGCAGTTTTAATTGGTGTAATTATTTCAGCTTTGGTTTTTGCTTGGGAAAGTGCAAAAAGAATTCGTGCCCGAAATTTTATTGATGAAAACGGAATAAAACATTACGAAATTTATGGTCCGTTATTCTTTGGTTCAGTGACAACTTTTCTTGAAAAATTCGACATAAAAAACGATCCAGATCATATTATTGTCGATTTTAAAGAAAGTAGAGTTTCAGATATGTCGGCAATTGAAGCGCTAAACAATCTGACTAAAAAATATAATCAGGAAAATAAAACAATAGAATTACAACATTTAAGTCCAGATTGCAGGCAATTGCTTAAAAATGCCGATGCTGTTATTAATGTTAATGTAATTGAAGATCCTACTTATAAAGTGGTTTCTTAA
- a CDS encoding histidine kinase — MKILKIYQNFFLRNLIVHTFILLVIFACVYDELRLAGHDFCYMVSKIAIGYFPCILWITVFNLFVIKKLLFKRKVKVFFLLFLTYWTSFYFFINWFFPLVGFGNFKTLQILSLLINGMFFYFIHVVITKKIMDADKDIMNFKSELSFLKQQLNPHFLLNAMNNLYGEALAEPDKVPDRILNLSDMLRYQIEASKKDYVLLEEEIAFIKKYIEYYTFRNERLIVSQDIEGLHDEIEIPPLFFLPLVENAVKFSAETAEPFINLDLKVKCRSVIFTLKNNCLDSESRLSSTGIGIENLKGRLEVYGLKHDLSCKKEKNMFTVKLSIWHLPTAVL; from the coding sequence ATGAAAATTCTCAAAATTTACCAAAATTTCTTTCTCAGAAATCTCATCGTACACACCTTTATACTATTGGTGATTTTTGCCTGTGTTTATGACGAACTTCGTCTGGCTGGTCATGACTTTTGTTATATGGTCAGTAAAATTGCAATAGGATATTTTCCATGTATTCTTTGGATTACTGTTTTTAATCTATTTGTAATTAAAAAGTTATTATTCAAAAGAAAGGTAAAAGTTTTTTTTCTGCTGTTTTTAACTTACTGGACATCTTTCTATTTTTTTATCAATTGGTTTTTTCCTTTGGTTGGTTTCGGAAATTTCAAAACATTGCAGATTTTATCGCTTCTTATCAACGGAATGTTTTTCTATTTTATTCATGTCGTGATTACGAAAAAAATCATGGATGCCGATAAAGATATTATGAATTTCAAATCGGAACTTTCGTTTTTAAAACAGCAATTAAATCCACATTTTTTGCTGAATGCGATGAATAATCTTTATGGAGAAGCATTAGCAGAACCGGATAAGGTTCCCGATCGAATTCTTAATCTTTCAGACATGCTGCGTTATCAGATTGAGGCTTCGAAAAAAGATTATGTTTTATTGGAAGAAGAAATTGCTTTCATTAAAAAATATATCGAATATTACACCTTTAGAAACGAAAGACTTATTGTAAGCCAAGATATCGAAGGATTACATGATGAAATCGAAATTCCACCATTGTTCTTTTTACCTTTAGTTGAAAATGCTGTAAAATTTTCTGCTGAAACTGCTGAACCTTTCATCAATTTAGATTTAAAAGTAAAATGTCGAAGTGTAATTTTTACTTTGAAAAACAATTGTTTGGATTCGGAATCACGTCTTTCGAGTACCGGAATTGGAATTGAAAACCTAAAAGGACGTTTAGAAGTTTATGGCTTAAAACACGACTTGAGTTGTAAAAAAGAGAAAAATATGTTTACCGTAAAATTATCCATATGGCACTTACCTACCGCTGTCTTATAA
- a CDS encoding response regulator transcription factor: MALTYRCLIIDDESPAHKALISHISKFDELEHSGSAFNGMEAIKLLNENQYDIIFLDINMPVISGVELMELQPNRPLTIVTTAYSDFALSAYQNDAIDYLLKPISPDKFAKAIEKAKTFHSGNNLKKEDNSNEKVLSYRSNGQTIETPLTDILYIESLGNYMKLYSRKLKSPIIIYGSLASISTEIDCSHFVQVHRSFIVNTKEITSVINKTLTMSNGEIVPVGRKYQILLDGFPIK; the protein is encoded by the coding sequence ATGGCACTTACCTACCGCTGTCTTATAATTGATGACGAATCGCCGGCGCACAAAGCCTTGATTTCGCACATCTCAAAGTTTGACGAACTGGAACATTCCGGAAGTGCTTTTAATGGAATGGAAGCTATTAAACTGCTAAACGAAAACCAATACGATATTATTTTTCTCGACATTAATATGCCTGTAATTTCGGGCGTAGAATTAATGGAATTACAGCCTAATCGTCCGCTTACAATTGTAACAACAGCGTACTCAGATTTTGCACTTTCTGCTTATCAAAACGATGCTATAGATTATCTCCTAAAACCTATTTCTCCCGATAAATTTGCCAAAGCAATAGAAAAAGCCAAAACCTTTCATTCTGGAAATAATCTTAAAAAGGAAGACAACAGCAACGAAAAAGTGCTTTCATATCGTTCGAATGGACAAACAATAGAAACACCGTTGACTGATATTTTATATATAGAAAGTCTTGGCAATTATATGAAATTATACAGCCGAAAATTGAAATCTCCAATTATTATTTACGGTTCGCTTGCTAGCATTTCTACCGAAATAGACTGTTCGCATTTTGTTCAGGTTCATCGTTCGTTTATTGTAAATACGAAGGAAATAACTTCAGTAATCAACAAAACCTTAACAATGAGCAATGGAGAAATTGTTCCTGTTGGGAGAAAATATCAGATTTTGTTGGATGGTTTTCCAATTAAGTAA
- a CDS encoding DUF6119 family protein, which translates to MAKTVNAKLYKIQDSITQERNDNEKLIEDIVHTYNLKTGNKFSEIELSETSNIDTWFAKLYIFTTEAKPPHWQDFLSDIVQNEQDLEKIKIQYSSFVLFVYSDNSIFVISKGYYGHFLLEEYIDTFFGLEVLSRLVNKSSTEIKQIEERGLFGTEIGSQRYFRENYNLAFEDDFGKIYKTMLASIEEDDFEKLGIIQKRTSTKKLSITGSSSLEVSSNFNYEELVERIIKIKEVLETDGVEFNQFYRLPTSELSPIKDSLNENLLSYAYNCYINNETIDFYSPNVFEYLRSTEVRFYNKDGIFKDIQFCSSFGYINIMNELVEKELINVATEDTFVESLRNTFGHYRANENEDFSVGVSLDQWFCGEVEYNDKKYFKLDSSWYFYRHSLDEHLNSFLLNFDFENSTTINKLESWTQESEGLYNESYKNRQDFIVGDRAYLNLIEMADIIKVTDAKIYLYHVKKGLGQDTRALISQINNAARYLTYFKDEENNAGLKSYYKSICDKHYNGNSLTLNINGQLNDISEDEFIQIFKSGKKFAFVFVYCSDSPLLIKEEIINTKSRIAKLSLVYIIRDMKRTDFELLFERIKTTT; encoded by the coding sequence ATGGCAAAAACAGTTAATGCAAAACTTTATAAAATTCAAGATTCAATTACTCAAGAAAGAAATGATAACGAAAAATTAATTGAAGATATCGTTCATACTTATAATTTAAAAACTGGAAACAAATTTTCAGAAATTGAACTTTCCGAAACTTCTAATATAGATACATGGTTTGCAAAATTATACATTTTTACAACTGAAGCAAAACCACCTCACTGGCAGGATTTTTTATCTGATATTGTACAAAATGAACAAGATTTAGAAAAGATTAAAATCCAATACTCTTCATTCGTTCTTTTTGTTTACAGTGATAATTCTATTTTTGTTATTTCTAAAGGATATTACGGACATTTTCTTCTAGAAGAATACATTGATACTTTCTTTGGATTGGAAGTATTATCTCGATTGGTAAACAAAAGCTCAACTGAAATTAAACAAATTGAAGAAAGAGGTTTGTTTGGAACTGAAATTGGCTCTCAACGTTATTTTAGAGAAAATTACAATCTTGCTTTTGAAGATGATTTTGGCAAGATATATAAAACAATGCTCGCCTCTATAGAAGAAGATGATTTTGAAAAATTAGGTATTATACAAAAACGAACTTCTACAAAAAAATTATCAATTACAGGAAGTTCATCTCTTGAAGTTTCTTCAAATTTCAATTATGAAGAATTAGTTGAGAGAATAATAAAAATTAAAGAAGTACTTGAAACTGATGGCGTCGAATTTAATCAGTTTTACAGATTACCCACATCTGAATTAAGCCCAATAAAAGATAGTTTAAATGAAAATTTATTAAGCTATGCATACAATTGCTATATCAATAATGAAACCATTGATTTCTACAGCCCAAATGTCTTTGAGTATTTACGATCAACTGAGGTAAGATTTTATAATAAGGATGGAATTTTCAAGGATATTCAATTCTGCTCTTCTTTTGGATATATAAATATCATGAATGAACTTGTAGAGAAGGAATTAATAAATGTTGCAACCGAAGATACTTTTGTAGAATCTTTACGAAATACTTTTGGTCATTACAGGGCAAATGAAAATGAAGATTTTAGCGTTGGTGTAAGCCTTGACCAATGGTTTTGTGGTGAAGTAGAATATAACGATAAAAAATATTTTAAGTTAGATAGCTCATGGTATTTTTACAGGCATAGTTTAGACGAGCATTTAAACTCCTTCCTCTTAAATTTTGATTTTGAAAATAGCACTACTATTAACAAGCTTGAATCTTGGACTCAAGAATCAGAGGGATTGTATAATGAAAGTTATAAAAATCGTCAAGATTTCATAGTTGGTGATCGAGCATATTTGAATCTTATTGAAATGGCCGACATTATCAAAGTTACTGATGCTAAAATCTACTTGTATCATGTTAAAAAAGGACTAGGCCAAGACACAAGAGCATTAATCAGTCAAATTAACAATGCTGCTCGCTATTTAACCTACTTTAAAGATGAAGAGAATAATGCAGGATTAAAATCTTATTACAAAAGTATATGTGATAAACATTATAATGGAAATTCTTTAACTTTGAATATTAATGGTCAGCTAAATGACATTTCGGAAGATGAATTTATTCAAATATTCAAATCAGGTAAAAAATTTGCTTTCGTTTTTGTTTATTGCTCTGATAGTCCTTTATTAATAAAAGAAGAAATTATTAATACTAAATCTAGGATTGCTAAACTTTCTTTAGTTTACATTATTAGAGATATGAAAAGAACAGATTTTGAATTACTGTTTGAACGCATAAAAACGACGACTTAG
- a CDS encoding TMEM143 family protein encodes MLKKSEDFKKLFDIVEHYYHYESFNLNRNIKQNYALYDPDLSEKEREQFINKSDFPVFKETLLKVLERGNYYRIDQNALDKAFKESDLIGLNLSIDFNAFKDYELYARGHHKTKEKIKKYFFWKKEVEIEYYDRVLIYLNYSDADYLKSKKVKLGKMPIDPGSIGLKIFKRVPKNDLETIFPNAIPKMSLKDKMLLWIPAVFGGISLLSAKVIPALINMYDAYQTGETIDLLNSKTSLNQGLIALGILAVYCFRQYNNFINKKIRYSKTLSDSLYFKNVGNNSGAFYSLLNSSEEEALKETILAYTFLHESEKPLTAEDLDNKIESWFKTKLNTDFDFDVNDALLKLKSIGLGLENNGKWSVLSLNEALVTIDELWDNVFQYNQK; translated from the coding sequence ATGCTAAAAAAATCAGAAGATTTTAAAAAACTTTTCGATATTGTCGAGCATTACTATCATTATGAATCTTTTAATCTCAATCGAAATATAAAACAGAATTATGCGCTTTACGATCCAGATTTAAGCGAAAAAGAACGCGAACAGTTTATCAATAAAAGTGATTTTCCTGTTTTTAAAGAAACGCTTTTGAAGGTTTTAGAACGTGGAAATTATTACAGAATTGATCAGAATGCTTTGGACAAAGCTTTTAAAGAATCTGATTTGATTGGCTTAAATCTTTCTATCGATTTTAATGCTTTTAAAGATTATGAACTTTACGCAAGAGGCCATCACAAAACAAAGGAAAAAATTAAAAAATATTTCTTCTGGAAAAAAGAGGTCGAAATTGAATATTACGATCGTGTCTTAATTTATTTAAATTACAGCGACGCAGATTATCTTAAAAGCAAAAAAGTCAAATTAGGAAAAATGCCAATTGATCCAGGTTCTATTGGATTGAAAATTTTCAAACGGGTTCCTAAAAACGATCTTGAAACCATTTTTCCGAATGCAATTCCTAAAATGTCTTTAAAAGACAAAATGCTTCTTTGGATTCCAGCAGTTTTTGGTGGAATTTCGTTATTAAGCGCCAAAGTAATTCCAGCTCTTATTAATATGTACGACGCGTATCAAACTGGAGAAACTATCGATTTACTTAACAGCAAAACTTCCTTAAATCAAGGTTTAATCGCTTTGGGAATCTTGGCTGTTTATTGCTTTCGTCAATACAATAATTTCATAAATAAGAAAATCAGGTATTCTAAAACTCTCTCTGACAGTTTGTATTTTAAAAATGTCGGGAATAACAGCGGAGCTTTCTACTCGCTTTTAAATTCGTCTGAAGAAGAAGCTTTAAAAGAAACTATTCTAGCTTATACTTTTTTACACGAAAGTGAAAAACCATTAACGGCTGAGGATCTTGACAATAAAATCGAATCTTGGTTTAAAACAAAACTAAATACCGATTTCGATTTTGACGTAAATGATGCTTTATTAAAATTAAAAAGTATTGGACTTGGTTTAGAAAATAACGGAAAATGGTCTGTTTTGTCTTTAAACGAAGCTCTTGTTACAATTGACGAATTGTGGGATAATGTTTTTCAATATAATCAGAAATAG
- a CDS encoding Mpo1-like protein, translating into MRTLDQWFAEYAVSHQNPKNKAIHYICVPAIFFSIVGLLMSIPSSIISNTLKLNAPIIENWAFIVLLFVLIFYIRLSIAMAIKIAIFSMLCLVINYYIGQFVPLWAFSIGVFVIAWIGQFYGHNIEGKKPSFLKDLQFLLIGPAWVVENLFSRK; encoded by the coding sequence ATGAGAACCTTAGACCAATGGTTTGCAGAATATGCTGTGAGCCACCAAAACCCAAAAAACAAAGCCATACACTACATTTGTGTACCAGCAATTTTCTTTTCGATTGTAGGATTGTTAATGAGTATTCCGAGTTCGATAATTTCAAATACGTTAAAACTAAATGCGCCAATTATCGAAAATTGGGCTTTTATCGTTTTGCTTTTTGTTCTTATTTTCTATATCAGATTATCAATTGCAATGGCCATAAAAATTGCTATTTTTTCTATGCTTTGTTTGGTTATAAATTACTACATCGGACAATTTGTTCCGTTATGGGCTTTCTCAATTGGCGTATTTGTTATTGCCTGGATCGGACAATTTTACGGGCATAATATTGAAGGTAAAAAACCATCTTTTCTTAAAGATTTACAGTTTTTATTAATTGGACCTGCTTGGGTTGTAGAGAATTTGTTTTCTAGAAAATAG
- a CDS encoding class I SAM-dependent methyltransferase: MKAEKTSRTAQYMAFFRALETQRKERLFSDPYAIHFIDSKLRLATQLYKFPIVAKYIDNIIQKKIPGALSSGIARTKYIDDLLKNAVSNGVKQVIILGAGFDTRAVRLDFLKNVPVIEIDHPNTSNFKAEVYKNRIGKIPQNIRFLQIDFNNQNLEQLALESNLDFSKPTAIIWEGVTNYLTEDAVKNTFSFISKFAVNSHIIFTYIHKNILLNPESFLGCKKLLEDLENLEEHWTFGFLPEELQNYLKQFDIELLEDLGANEYREKFLKKRSEKGYEFYRTAIGVKK; encoded by the coding sequence ATGAAAGCGGAAAAAACAAGTAGAACGGCACAATATATGGCGTTCTTTCGTGCATTGGAAACACAACGTAAAGAAAGATTGTTTTCAGATCCTTATGCCATCCATTTTATAGATTCAAAATTAAGACTTGCAACTCAATTATATAAATTTCCAATTGTCGCAAAATATATTGACAATATTATCCAAAAAAAGATTCCAGGAGCTTTGTCTTCTGGAATTGCAAGAACAAAATATATTGATGATTTGCTTAAAAATGCAGTTTCAAACGGTGTAAAACAAGTTATAATTTTAGGTGCGGGTTTTGATACGAGAGCCGTTCGTCTTGATTTTCTAAAAAATGTTCCTGTAATAGAAATTGATCATCCGAATACATCAAATTTCAAAGCTGAAGTTTATAAAAACAGGATTGGGAAAATTCCTCAAAACATACGTTTTCTTCAAATTGATTTTAACAACCAAAATCTAGAACAATTGGCACTGGAGAGTAATTTAGACTTTTCTAAACCAACTGCCATAATTTGGGAAGGTGTAACAAATTATCTAACCGAAGATGCTGTAAAAAACACTTTTTCTTTTATTTCAAAATTCGCTGTAAACAGTCATATTATTTTTACTTACATACATAAAAATATTCTCTTGAATCCAGAATCTTTTTTGGGCTGTAAAAAACTTCTGGAAGATCTTGAAAACCTTGAAGAACATTGGACATTTGGCTTTCTTCCCGAAGAACTTCAAAATTATTTAAAGCAGTTTGATATTGAACTTTTAGAAGATTTGGGCGCCAATGAATATCGTGAAAAATTTCTCAAAAAACGATCTGAAAAAGGTTATGAATTTTACAGAACTGCGATTGGTGTAAAAAAGTAA
- a CDS encoding TlpA disulfide reductase family protein, with protein MKKIYLLLFFAVVSNLFSQNGKIYLKNSKFNIGKPNTYVYEPPKGLVIEENAKANFLYITPTDFSSDISPLKKSGKRYEFTAKVPDSVRVILVTINDSQKIADSNNEKGYSVLLKTQNDTELGKSLINEIYVRSNGGYFFRLKSDPKREDLIAEYDAIFAKYPKLRDDIVSLEYLYTKKSLNREQGEKDLLSFADKCVQKNTEEYLTAAYNIYSSNNDTQDKAVKLRKEISEKYPANRIDAMDFIRKFYDQPNKTEASILESLTTFKTKYSNDTSKRSISYFYSTLVPIYLDKGELDKAIACEPYLNLPEDSYNNFAWGQSGGDLTMPVKDIDFATKVSKRSLDILEAKRKECYTPDYNGKFNMFADTYALLLYKQGKYEEAFKYQSGVKALNGLDDGGKERYLAMLDKVKSKDEVKAYIEDEIGKGNTSPAFLSKLKEIYIEKKLPMAEFDAIQQKTDLLAKENKSKDLLSKFGTATAYDFTLKNMEGKEIKLSDYKGKIVVLDFWATWCGPCKASFPKMQDLVTKYKGKDVAFLFVNTWENGKEDEIFKKVTGYITEKKFDFNVIFDSKQEVVTNYKIEAIPTRIVIDKNGSILAYDNSNTNIAELIEEQLK; from the coding sequence ATGAAAAAAATCTACCTTTTGTTATTCTTTGCCGTTGTTAGCAATCTATTTTCTCAAAACGGAAAAATCTATCTAAAAAACTCAAAATTCAACATTGGCAAACCCAATACGTATGTTTACGAACCTCCGAAAGGTCTTGTAATAGAAGAAAACGCTAAAGCAAATTTTCTCTACATTACGCCTACTGATTTTTCTTCTGACATAAGTCCGCTGAAAAAAAGTGGAAAACGTTATGAGTTTACCGCAAAAGTTCCTGATTCTGTCAGAGTAATTCTAGTAACAATAAACGATTCACAAAAAATTGCAGACAGCAATAATGAAAAAGGTTATTCTGTACTTTTAAAAACACAAAATGATACTGAATTAGGAAAAAGTCTGATAAACGAAATATATGTTAGAAGCAATGGAGGTTACTTTTTTAGACTAAAATCAGATCCAAAAAGAGAAGATTTAATTGCTGAATATGATGCCATATTCGCAAAATATCCGAAATTAAGAGATGATATCGTTTCTTTAGAATATTTATACACTAAAAAGTCTCTCAACAGAGAACAAGGAGAAAAAGACCTTCTATCTTTTGCCGATAAATGTGTACAAAAAAATACTGAAGAATATTTGACTGCTGCTTATAATATCTATAGTTCTAATAATGATACGCAAGATAAAGCTGTAAAATTGAGAAAAGAAATTTCAGAAAAGTATCCTGCAAATAGAATTGATGCAATGGATTTTATTCGAAAATTCTATGATCAGCCTAATAAAACAGAAGCTTCTATTTTAGAAAGCCTTACTACTTTTAAAACAAAATATTCTAACGATACTTCTAAGAGGTCAATAAGCTATTTTTATTCTACTTTGGTGCCTATATACCTAGACAAAGGAGAATTGGATAAGGCTATAGCCTGCGAACCTTATTTAAATCTTCCAGAAGACTCATACAATAATTTTGCTTGGGGCCAATCTGGCGGTGATCTAACAATGCCAGTAAAAGATATTGATTTTGCTACAAAAGTTTCTAAACGATCATTAGACATTCTTGAAGCAAAACGAAAAGAATGTTACACTCCTGATTATAATGGCAAATTCAATATGTTTGCTGATACTTATGCGCTCCTGCTTTATAAACAAGGCAAATATGAAGAAGCTTTTAAATACCAAAGCGGAGTTAAAGCACTAAACGGATTGGATGATGGCGGAAAAGAACGCTATTTAGCAATGTTGGATAAAGTAAAAAGTAAAGATGAAGTAAAAGCTTATATTGAAGACGAAATTGGTAAAGGCAATACATCACCTGCATTTCTTTCTAAACTTAAAGAAATTTACATTGAAAAGAAATTGCCTATGGCCGAATTTGATGCCATTCAGCAGAAAACAGATTTATTAGCAAAAGAAAACAAGAGCAAAGATCTTCTTTCAAAATTTGGAACCGCAACTGCTTACGATTTTACTCTTAAAAATATGGAAGGAAAAGAAATTAAACTTTCAGATTATAAAGGCAAAATTGTTGTCCTTGATTTTTGGGCTACTTGGTGCGGGCCATGCAAAGCATCTTTTCCTAAAATGCAGGATTTAGTTACCAAATATAAAGGAAAAGACGTCGCTTTCTTATTTGTAAATACTTGGGAAAATGGCAAAGAAGACGAAATATTTAAAAAAGTGACAGGCTATATCACCGAGAAAAAATTTGACTTTAATGTTATTTTTGATTCTAAACAAGAAGTGGTCACAAATTATAAGATTGAAGCTATTCCAACACGTATTGTAATTGATAAAAATGGAAGTATTCTAGCTTATGATAACTCAAATACTAATATAGCTGAGCTTATTGAAGAGCAATTAAAATAA
- a CDS encoding dihydrofolate reductase family protein — protein sequence MRKIIVLSMISLDGVMQAPGGPEEDTSDGFKFGGWTVPYGDKAYDDAVQKELKPADYLLGRKTFEIWENYWPEHSEFWPEINNGNKYVLSKTRKKSDWKNSIFIESLAEIEKLKDSDGLDIHVWGSSELIHLLLKNNLVDELRLKIHPLLLGKGKKLFDDKADPSAFSLIESTVTTTGVILANYIRNGEIKTGNAII from the coding sequence ATGAGAAAAATAATTGTTTTGTCAATGATTTCATTAGATGGCGTAATGCAAGCTCCAGGTGGTCCAGAAGAAGACACATCTGACGGTTTTAAATTTGGAGGCTGGACTGTGCCTTACGGCGACAAAGCTTATGATGATGCCGTTCAAAAAGAATTAAAACCCGCAGATTATCTTTTAGGCAGAAAAACATTTGAAATCTGGGAAAATTATTGGCCTGAACATTCTGAATTTTGGCCTGAAATTAATAACGGAAATAAATATGTTCTCTCTAAAACCAGAAAAAAATCAGATTGGAAAAATTCTATTTTCATAGAAAGTCTTGCTGAAATAGAGAAATTGAAAGATTCTGATGGTTTAGATATTCACGTTTGGGGCAGTAGCGAACTCATTCATTTATTATTAAAAAATAATTTAGTTGACGAACTTCGCTTAAAAATTCATCCTTTGTTACTTGGAAAAGGAAAAAAGCTTTTTGATGATAAAGCTGATCCGTCTGCATTTTCTTTAATTGAAAGCACTGTCACCACAACTGGAGTAATTTTAGCTAATTATATCCGAAATGGGGAAATTAAAACTGGAAATGCGATAATCTAA